The following proteins are co-located in the Sulfurospirillum deleyianum DSM 6946 genome:
- the trxA gene encoding thioredoxin — MGKYLELNASNFDSTVAEGVALVDFWAPWCGPCRMIAPVIEELANDFDGKAKICKVNTDEEQDVAIKYGIRSIPTILFFKNGELVDQMIGASSKQVLADKINSLL, encoded by the coding sequence ATGGGAAAATATTTAGAGTTAAATGCATCAAATTTTGATAGTACTGTAGCAGAAGGCGTTGCTTTAGTAGATTTTTGGGCACCATGGTGTGGACCATGTCGTATGATTGCTCCAGTCATTGAAGAGTTGGCAAATGATTTTGACGGTAAAGCTAAAATCTGTAAAGTAAACACAGACGAAGAGCAAGATGTAGCGATTAAGTATGGTATCCGTTCTATTCCTACCATTCTTTTCTTTAAAAATGGCGAGTTGGTCGATCAAATGATCGGTGCTTCATCTAAACAAGTTTTAGCTGATAAAATTAATTCACTGCTCTAA
- the trxB gene encoding thioredoxin-disulfide reductase, with the protein MLDLAIIGGGPAGLSAGLYATRGGLKNVVMFEKGLPGGQITSSSEIENYPGSAQILSGLDFMAPWSEQCMRFGLKHAMEEVTRISKNKEGTFHIALAGGKSEEAKSVVIATGSAPKRANFEGEAEFFGKGVSTCATCDGFFYKNKEVVALGGGDTALEEALYLSHICSKVYLVHRRDTFRASPSTIEKVKNNPKIELVLNVSIKKAYGDAMGLNGLIVVDKEGNERDIKVPGVFVFVGMNVNNTILKQEDGRFLCEMDDNGNVIVDLNMHTSVKGLFAAGDIRTKAQKQVVCAAGDGATAGIQALEYVNH; encoded by the coding sequence ATGTTAGATTTAGCAATTATTGGGGGTGGTCCTGCTGGTCTGAGTGCTGGACTTTATGCAACACGTGGTGGTTTAAAAAATGTTGTTATGTTTGAAAAAGGGCTTCCTGGTGGTCAAATTACCAGTAGCAGTGAAATAGAAAATTATCCAGGTTCAGCTCAGATTTTAAGTGGTTTAGATTTTATGGCTCCATGGTCAGAACAATGTATGCGTTTTGGTTTAAAACATGCCATGGAAGAAGTAACACGCATTTCTAAAAATAAAGAGGGTACATTTCATATTGCTTTAGCCGGTGGAAAAAGTGAAGAAGCAAAAAGTGTTGTGATTGCTACGGGGAGTGCCCCAAAGCGTGCTAACTTTGAAGGTGAAGCAGAATTTTTTGGCAAGGGTGTAAGCACCTGTGCAACATGCGATGGATTTTTTTATAAAAACAAAGAAGTTGTTGCCTTAGGTGGCGGCGATACTGCGTTAGAAGAAGCACTTTATCTTTCCCATATTTGCTCCAAAGTTTATTTAGTGCACAGACGTGATACTTTCCGTGCAAGTCCAAGTACAATCGAAAAAGTGAAAAATAATCCAAAAATTGAACTCGTTTTAAATGTGAGTATTAAAAAAGCATACGGTGATGCGATGGGTCTTAATGGACTGATTGTCGTTGATAAAGAGGGCAATGAAAGAGATATTAAAGTTCCTGGTGTTTTTGTTTTTGTAGGGATGAATGTGAATAACACTATTTTGAAGCAAGAAGATGGTCGCTTTTTATGCGAGATGGATGACAATGGAAATGTTATCGTTGATCTCAATATGCATACTTCTGTGAAAGGTTTGTTTGCTGCGGGAGATATTCGAACAAAAGCACAAAAGCAAGTCGTGTGTGCTGCAGGTGATGGTGCCACAGCAGGTATTCAAGCTTTAGAATATGTGAATCATTGA